Proteins encoded within one genomic window of Dermatophilus congolensis:
- a CDS encoding HAD-IIA family hydrolase, whose translation MNTLIDNYTGLISDLDGVVYRGAQAVPHAVAALNAAHDAGKRIVYATNNAARTPTHIAEHLTELGINLTPHDVINSSQAGARRVAELVPPGSRVLAIGGPGVTEALLENGLTPVYTPELENAQKNTTTHEPPAAVLQGYGPDVSWHDLAQAAFAIQAGAIWVATNTDSTLPLAQGLAPGNGSLVGAVRNAVDTDPIAVGKPNTPLYEYSAQALNMPLSNVLALGDRLNTDIAGATNTGIDCLYVTTGVSNPIDVALASTTERPTHLAIDLRALSEKYTHPTTETGPSNTGTATTFHRARCGQATATWDNSLHLEEAGNANERLRAFIATIWSAIDAGEHITPSDLTPALDWIERAK comes from the coding sequence ATGAATACCCTCATCGACAACTACACCGGTTTAATCTCTGACCTCGACGGTGTTGTCTACCGCGGAGCCCAAGCCGTACCCCACGCCGTCGCAGCACTCAACGCAGCCCACGACGCAGGAAAACGCATCGTCTACGCCACCAACAACGCTGCCCGAACCCCGACGCACATCGCCGAACACCTCACCGAACTCGGCATCAACCTCACCCCCCACGACGTCATCAACTCCTCCCAAGCAGGAGCCCGCCGCGTCGCCGAACTCGTGCCACCCGGATCCCGCGTCCTAGCCATCGGCGGCCCAGGGGTCACCGAAGCCCTCCTCGAAAACGGACTCACCCCCGTCTACACCCCAGAACTCGAAAACGCCCAAAAAAACACAACAACACACGAACCCCCCGCGGCCGTCCTCCAAGGCTATGGCCCCGACGTCTCCTGGCACGACCTCGCCCAAGCAGCCTTCGCTATCCAAGCCGGCGCCATCTGGGTAGCCACCAACACCGACTCCACCCTCCCCCTGGCACAAGGACTCGCCCCCGGAAACGGATCACTCGTTGGCGCAGTACGCAACGCCGTCGACACCGACCCCATCGCCGTCGGCAAACCCAACACCCCCCTCTACGAATACTCCGCCCAAGCACTCAACATGCCCCTGTCCAACGTCCTAGCCCTCGGAGACCGCCTCAACACCGACATCGCCGGAGCAACAAACACCGGCATCGACTGCCTCTACGTCACCACCGGCGTAAGCAACCCCATCGACGTCGCCCTCGCCAGCACAACCGAACGCCCCACACACCTAGCCATCGACCTCCGCGCACTCAGCGAAAAATACACTCACCCCACCACAGAAACCGGCCCATCCAACACCGGCACAGCCACCACCTTCCACCGCGCCCGATGCGGCCAAGCCACCGCCACCTGGGACAACAGCCTCCACCTAGAAGAAGCAGGCAACGCCAACGAACGCCTCCGTGCATTCATCGCCACCATATGGTCAGCCATCGACGCCGGCGAACACATCACCCCCAGCGACCTCACCCCAGCCCTCGACTGGATCGAACGCGCCAAATGA
- a CDS encoding TlyA family RNA methyltransferase: protein MRLDAHLVTHKLARSRGHARELINAGAVTIDGTTISRPSHPVTPTDNIKVTTTDTWVSRAAHKLLGALNHFTTPTQQPLSTTIPGTRCLDLGACTGGFTQVLLTHGATHVTAIDVGHNQLATCLRNDPRVHNIEGLNVRHLTPTQLGDPYDIIVGDLSFISLRHVLPTITNHLTPTGLAILLVKPQFEVGRERLGKKGLVRDPHLRQHALREVLHHGINAGLTPLDTTTSPIQGTNGNIEYLVLWERTHNNSPQPNIDNLITNTHHT from the coding sequence ATGAGACTCGACGCCCACCTCGTCACCCACAAACTCGCCCGATCACGCGGCCATGCCCGCGAACTCATCAACGCCGGTGCCGTCACCATCGACGGCACCACCATCAGCCGCCCCTCACACCCCGTAACACCAACCGACAACATCAAAGTCACCACAACCGACACCTGGGTCAGCCGAGCAGCACACAAACTCCTCGGCGCACTCAACCACTTCACCACCCCCACCCAACAACCACTCTCCACCACTATCCCCGGAACCCGATGCCTCGACCTTGGCGCCTGCACCGGCGGATTCACCCAAGTCCTCCTCACCCACGGCGCAACCCACGTCACCGCCATCGACGTCGGCCATAACCAACTCGCCACCTGCCTACGCAACGACCCCCGCGTCCACAACATCGAAGGACTCAACGTCCGCCACCTCACCCCCACACAACTCGGCGACCCCTACGACATCATCGTCGGCGATCTCAGCTTCATCTCACTACGTCACGTCTTGCCCACCATCACCAACCACCTCACCCCCACCGGCCTAGCCATCCTCCTCGTCAAACCCCAATTCGAAGTAGGCCGCGAACGACTCGGTAAAAAAGGCCTCGTCCGCGACCCGCACCTACGTCAACACGCCCTGCGCGAAGTACTCCACCACGGCATCAACGCCGGCCTCACCCCACTCGACACCACCACCTCACCTATTCAAGGCACCAACGGCAACATCGAGTACCTAGTCTTATGGGAGAGAACCCATAACAACTCACCCCAACCCAACATCGACAACCTCATCACCAACACCCACCACACCTGA
- a CDS encoding NAD kinase, whose amino-acid sequence MTRRILLAPHGRRTDMHQLVGVIATQLAAHDIECVMSPDTYQRHDDKPNLTPADQTNPANGCELVLVLGGDGTILRAAHWAHTADIPLIGINYGHVGFLAEAEPNNLATTIDRIATGNYHIHPRMTLAIEVWNGNQLIATDWALNEVTVEKASRARMIQTIIEIDDRPLSTWGCDGVILATPTGSTAYAFSSGGPVVWPDADSILIVPIAAHALFARPMVVSPTSVVAVELSGHDMGAAILVSDGCRSTDLPPNSRIVIRRGEKPVRLAKLDNEPFTDRIVHKFHLPVRGWRGAGPTEER is encoded by the coding sequence ATGACCCGACGCATCCTGCTCGCCCCTCACGGCCGACGCACGGACATGCACCAACTCGTGGGCGTCATCGCAACACAACTAGCCGCCCACGACATCGAGTGCGTCATGTCACCCGATACCTACCAACGACACGACGACAAACCCAACCTCACCCCCGCCGACCAAACCAACCCCGCCAACGGCTGCGAACTCGTCCTCGTCCTCGGCGGCGACGGAACCATCCTGCGCGCAGCACACTGGGCACACACCGCAGACATCCCCCTCATCGGCATCAACTACGGCCACGTCGGATTCCTCGCCGAAGCAGAACCCAACAACCTCGCCACCACCATCGACCGAATCGCCACCGGCAACTACCACATCCACCCCCGTATGACCCTCGCTATCGAGGTATGGAACGGCAACCAACTCATCGCCACCGACTGGGCACTCAACGAAGTCACCGTCGAAAAAGCCTCCCGTGCCCGCATGATCCAAACCATCATCGAAATCGACGACCGCCCCCTATCCACCTGGGGATGCGACGGCGTCATCCTCGCCACCCCCACCGGATCAACCGCCTACGCATTCTCCAGCGGAGGCCCCGTCGTCTGGCCCGACGCCGACTCCATCCTCATCGTCCCCATCGCAGCCCACGCACTCTTCGCCCGTCCCATGGTCGTCTCACCCACCTCCGTCGTCGCCGTCGAACTATCCGGACACGACATGGGAGCAGCCATCCTCGTCAGCGACGGCTGCCGCTCAACCGACCTGCCCCCCAACTCCCGCATCGTCATCCGCCGAGGCGAAAAACCCGTCCGCCTCGCCAAACTCGACAACGAACCCTTCACAGACCGCATCGTCCACAAATTCCACCTGCCCGTACGCGGATGGCGCGGCGCAGGACCCACCGAAGAACGCTGA
- the recN gene encoding DNA repair protein RecN yields the protein MLDRIRIRDLGVIDDAEVDLAPGLNVLTGETGAGKTMVVSGLNLLLGARGDAAVVRTNATTAWIEGIINIDATHPIRDRIRDAGGDADDDIIIARAITNAGRSRAHAGGRSVPVGMLAEIGHKLVAVHGQTDQWRLKKTDQHREMLDAIGGPKLAAAHAEYTHWYQRLTELHTELERVRELERNRHLETQMLLTGLEEIEHTDPQPGEDEKLREEDERLTHAEELRRSAATAHAALAGDDINDTGSIETTLAHARNELATAAIHDPALREFENRTAELGYLAAELATDLSAYLTDLDIDPARLEHVQQRRAELNRLTRTYGQTIDDVLTWAKNAAARLAELEGAQARLSEIETETTHARAQAAQAARTLHEIRLATAATLSTEATNELAHLSMGKATLTVDIHTTPDPHGLDLGEEHPTPLAYTLHGVDTVEIKLAPNPGAPARSVAKAASGGELSRVMLALEVVTGRRAAEDNTAIATFVFDEVDAGIGGRAALDVGARLAALAEHAQVIVVTHLAQVAAFADRHLVVRKSDDGAITSSGVEIVTGDNQLRELARMMAGTDSPTALQHAAELRTQTENIRQQHSA from the coding sequence ATGCTCGACCGCATCCGCATCCGCGACCTCGGAGTCATCGACGACGCAGAAGTCGACCTCGCACCAGGCCTCAACGTCCTCACCGGCGAAACCGGCGCAGGAAAAACCATGGTGGTCAGTGGACTCAACCTCCTCCTAGGAGCCCGCGGAGACGCCGCAGTCGTACGCACCAACGCCACCACAGCCTGGATCGAAGGCATCATCAACATCGATGCCACCCACCCCATCCGCGACCGCATCCGCGACGCTGGCGGTGACGCCGACGATGACATCATCATCGCCCGCGCCATCACCAACGCAGGACGCTCCCGCGCCCACGCCGGCGGCCGCTCCGTCCCCGTGGGCATGCTCGCCGAAATCGGACACAAACTCGTCGCCGTCCACGGACAAACCGACCAATGGCGACTCAAAAAAACCGACCAACACCGCGAAATGCTCGACGCCATCGGCGGCCCCAAACTCGCCGCCGCACACGCCGAATACACCCACTGGTACCAACGACTCACCGAACTACACACAGAACTCGAACGCGTCCGAGAACTAGAACGCAACCGCCACCTCGAAACACAAATGCTCCTCACCGGGCTCGAAGAAATCGAACACACAGACCCCCAACCCGGCGAAGACGAAAAACTCCGCGAAGAAGACGAACGACTCACCCACGCAGAAGAACTACGACGCAGCGCCGCCACCGCACACGCAGCACTGGCCGGAGACGACATCAACGACACCGGCAGCATCGAAACCACCCTCGCCCACGCCCGCAACGAACTCGCCACCGCAGCCATCCACGACCCAGCCCTACGCGAATTCGAAAACAGAACAGCCGAACTCGGATACCTCGCCGCCGAACTCGCCACCGACCTATCCGCATACCTCACCGACCTAGACATCGACCCAGCCCGACTCGAACACGTACAACAACGCCGAGCCGAACTCAACCGACTCACCCGCACCTACGGCCAAACCATCGACGACGTGCTCACATGGGCAAAAAACGCAGCCGCCCGCCTAGCCGAGCTCGAAGGTGCCCAAGCACGTCTGAGCGAAATAGAAACCGAAACCACCCACGCCCGCGCACAAGCAGCCCAAGCCGCACGCACCCTCCACGAAATCCGCCTCGCCACCGCCGCTACCCTCAGCACCGAAGCCACCAACGAACTCGCCCACCTCTCCATGGGCAAAGCCACCCTCACCGTCGACATCCACACCACCCCAGACCCCCACGGACTCGACCTAGGCGAAGAACACCCCACCCCACTGGCCTACACACTCCACGGCGTAGACACCGTCGAAATCAAACTCGCACCCAACCCCGGAGCCCCCGCACGATCCGTCGCCAAAGCAGCCTCCGGCGGAGAACTCTCCCGCGTCATGCTCGCACTCGAAGTCGTCACCGGACGACGCGCAGCAGAAGACAACACCGCCATCGCCACATTCGTCTTCGACGAAGTCGACGCAGGCATCGGCGGCCGCGCCGCCCTCGACGTTGGTGCCAGACTCGCCGCCCTGGCCGAACACGCACAAGTCATCGTCGTCACCCACCTCGCCCAAGTCGCAGCCTTCGCCGACCGACACCTCGTCGTCCGTAAATCCGACGACGGCGCCATCACCAGCTCCGGAGTAGAAATCGTCACCGGAGACAATCAGCTACGTGAACTCGCCCGAATGATGGCCGGCACCGACTCACCCACCGCCCTCCAACACGCCGCCGAACTACGAACCCAAACCGAAAACATCCGCCAACAACACAGCGCCTAG
- a CDS encoding DUF3151 domain-containing protein, which produces MGEYEVRKNLLGPEPTLLPVDSSVERLVAGEDAQVVAATDPLCLAAWAALAEQSLACGEFVQAYAFARVGYHRGLDALRRAGWRGAGPVPWSHEPNRGFLRSLAALALAASALGEGDEEQRCRVFLRDSSAEAAQVLGV; this is translated from the coding sequence ATGGGTGAGTACGAGGTTCGGAAGAATTTGCTTGGGCCGGAGCCGACTTTGTTGCCGGTGGATTCTTCGGTTGAGCGTTTGGTTGCTGGTGAGGATGCGCAGGTGGTGGCGGCTACGGATCCGTTGTGTTTAGCTGCGTGGGCTGCATTGGCGGAGCAGTCGTTGGCGTGTGGTGAGTTTGTGCAGGCGTATGCGTTTGCGCGGGTGGGGTATCACCGTGGGTTGGATGCGTTGCGTCGGGCTGGGTGGCGTGGGGCTGGTCCGGTGCCGTGGTCGCATGAGCCGAATCGGGGTTTTTTGCGTTCGTTGGCGGCGTTGGCGTTGGCTGCTTCGGCTCTTGGTGAGGGGGATGAGGAGCAGCGGTGTCGTGTGTTTTTGCGTGATAGTTCGGCTGAGGCTGCGCAGGTGTTGGGTGTGTGA
- a CDS encoding CTP synthase — MVNTKHIFVTGGVASSLGKGLTASSLGLLLRGRGLAVTMQKLDPYLNVDPGTMNPFQHGEVFVTEDGAETDLDIGHYERFLDTPLSAQANVTTGQVYSSVIAKERRGEYLGDTVQVIPHITNEIAARMREQAHTTPAPDIIITEIGGTVGDIESQPFLEAARQVRQQLGRDNVFFLHVSLVPYLAPSGELKTKPTQHSVAALRAAGIQPDAIVLRADRDIPTEMKRKIAAATDIDLEGTISCKDAPSIYDIPKVLHSEGLDAYMIRRLGLPFRDVDWTGWDRLLERVHRPAHRVEIALVGKYIDLPDAYLSVTEALRAGGFANDTRVKIRWVASDTCETPEGAQEALEGSDAILVPGGFGIRGIEGKLGALRWARENHIPTLGICLGLQAMVIEYARNVAGIDNASSSEFDPQTSEPVIATMAEQKQFIDGTGDMGGTMRLGAYPATLEADSLAATTYKTQHVTERHRHRYEVNNAYRAQLEEAGLRFSGLSPDGNLVEFVELPTDQHPYYISTQAHPEFLSRPNRAHPLFSGLVAAALNHQNQAAPADTREK; from the coding sequence GTGGTCAATACAAAACACATCTTCGTCACCGGAGGAGTCGCCTCCTCACTCGGCAAAGGCCTCACCGCATCCAGCCTCGGACTACTCCTACGCGGCCGCGGCCTCGCAGTGACAATGCAAAAGCTCGACCCCTACCTCAACGTAGACCCCGGCACCATGAACCCCTTCCAACACGGAGAGGTATTCGTCACCGAGGACGGAGCCGAAACCGACCTCGACATCGGCCACTACGAACGCTTCCTGGATACCCCCCTATCCGCCCAAGCCAACGTCACCACCGGGCAGGTCTACAGCAGCGTCATCGCCAAAGAACGCCGCGGCGAATACCTCGGCGACACCGTGCAAGTCATCCCGCACATCACCAACGAAATTGCCGCCCGTATGCGGGAACAAGCCCACACCACCCCCGCACCAGACATCATCATCACTGAAATCGGCGGCACCGTCGGCGACATCGAATCACAACCCTTCCTCGAAGCAGCACGCCAAGTCCGCCAACAACTCGGCCGCGACAACGTCTTCTTCCTCCACGTCTCCCTCGTGCCCTACCTGGCACCCAGCGGAGAGCTCAAAACCAAACCCACCCAACACTCCGTCGCCGCCCTACGCGCCGCAGGTATCCAACCCGACGCCATCGTCCTGCGCGCCGACCGCGACATCCCCACCGAGATGAAGCGCAAAATCGCAGCCGCCACCGACATCGACCTCGAAGGCACCATCTCCTGCAAAGACGCCCCATCCATCTACGACATCCCCAAAGTCCTCCACAGCGAAGGACTCGACGCCTACATGATCCGACGCCTCGGACTACCCTTCCGAGACGTCGACTGGACCGGATGGGACCGCCTCCTCGAACGCGTCCACCGACCAGCACACCGCGTCGAAATCGCACTCGTCGGCAAATACATCGACCTACCCGACGCCTACCTCTCCGTCACCGAAGCACTCCGCGCCGGCGGTTTCGCCAACGACACCCGCGTCAAAATCCGCTGGGTCGCCTCCGACACATGCGAAACCCCAGAAGGCGCACAAGAAGCCCTCGAAGGAAGCGACGCCATTCTCGTCCCCGGAGGCTTCGGCATCCGAGGAATCGAAGGAAAACTCGGCGCACTGCGCTGGGCACGCGAAAACCACATCCCCACACTCGGGATCTGCCTAGGCCTCCAAGCCATGGTCATCGAATACGCCCGCAACGTCGCCGGGATCGACAACGCCAGCAGCAGCGAATTCGACCCCCAAACCAGCGAACCCGTCATCGCCACCATGGCTGAACAAAAACAATTCATCGACGGCACCGGAGACATGGGCGGCACTATGCGCCTAGGCGCATACCCCGCCACCCTCGAAGCCGATAGCCTCGCCGCCACCACCTACAAAACCCAACACGTCACCGAACGCCACCGCCACCGCTACGAAGTAAACAACGCTTACCGAGCCCAACTCGAAGAAGCCGGACTGCGCTTCTCCGGACTCTCACCCGACGGAAACCTCGTCGAATTCGTCGAACTACCCACCGACCAACACCCCTACTACATTTCCACCCAAGCCCATCCCGAATTCCTCTCCCGACCCAACCGCGCACACCCCCTCTTCAGCGGACTCGTCGCAGCAGCACTTAACCACCAAAACCAAGCCGCACCCGCCGACACCCGCGAAAAATAA
- a CDS encoding NUDIX domain-containing protein has protein sequence MSLEAPLLSTDQLFDEYGQKDVDSLMTIADGAVFGFDRARVDLGPAGGLVTREYLTHPGAVAVLALRTTCAGNDQVLLIKQYRHAVGIHEWELPAGLLDNDDEPPAEAAARELEEEADISAATWHTLTQFAPSAGASTETIRIYLARDFTEVPSDQRYERCGEEADIRTAWVDLDTLYEAVIAGQLANAPLIIGVLTAHAARERDWKTLQPADTPFPLHPAHRDL, from the coding sequence ATGTCGCTCGAGGCACCCCTCCTCTCGACCGACCAACTCTTTGACGAATACGGACAAAAAGACGTCGACAGCCTCATGACCATCGCCGACGGAGCCGTCTTCGGATTCGACCGAGCCCGCGTCGACCTAGGCCCCGCCGGTGGCCTCGTCACCCGCGAATACCTCACCCACCCAGGAGCAGTCGCCGTCCTCGCCCTACGCACCACCTGCGCCGGCAACGACCAAGTACTCCTCATCAAGCAATACCGACACGCCGTCGGCATTCACGAATGGGAACTACCCGCAGGCCTACTGGACAACGACGACGAACCTCCCGCCGAAGCAGCAGCCCGCGAACTCGAAGAAGAAGCAGACATCTCAGCTGCAACCTGGCACACCCTGACCCAATTCGCACCCAGCGCAGGGGCAAGCACCGAAACCATCCGCATCTACCTCGCCCGCGACTTCACCGAAGTGCCCAGCGACCAACGCTACGAACGATGCGGCGAAGAAGCAGACATCCGCACCGCCTGGGTCGACCTGGACACACTCTACGAAGCAGTCATCGCCGGACAACTCGCAAACGCCCCACTCATCATCGGGGTCCTCACCGCCCACGCCGCCCGCGAACGAGACTGGAAAACCTTGCAACCCGCAGACACACCCTTCCCGCTCCACCCCGCACACCGCGACTTATAA
- a CDS encoding aldehyde dehydrogenase family protein has translation MTKMYIDGQWRDAHDGATRDITCPADNTHVTTVAEGNTADAHDAIRAARKAFDNGPWPTTPTPERAALLRTVADLLTTEADDVARLEALDTGKRFVECQIDVTDIINVFRHFASLAQENAGRIVNPGTPNVSSRIVHEPIGVCALITPWNYPLLQTSWKVAPALAAGNTFILKPSELTPSTSIWLMDALERAGLPAGVANLVLGPGATVGQALTESPDVDLVSFTGGLATGTNIMRTAADTVKNIALELGGKNPNVIFADANIDAAIDNALTAVFLDSGQVCSAGARLIVEESIHDRVVDELVRRASEIRMGGPFDPDAETGPLISAAHRDKVEKYVANALEEGATLRVGGQRPGGDLEKGYYYPPTILDNCHTSMRCVQEESFGPVLTVETFTGQTDEEKERNALTIANDTIYGLAGAVWSENAGRAERVARRLRHGTIWINDYHPYVAQAEWGGYKRSGIGRELGHHGLGEYQETKHIWHNTSPARAGWFNDSQA, from the coding sequence ATGACGAAGATGTACATCGACGGACAATGGCGTGACGCCCACGACGGCGCCACCCGAGACATCACCTGCCCTGCAGACAACACCCACGTCACCACCGTCGCAGAAGGCAACACAGCCGACGCCCACGACGCAATCCGCGCCGCACGCAAAGCATTCGACAACGGCCCCTGGCCCACAACCCCAACACCAGAACGCGCCGCCCTCCTACGCACAGTCGCCGACCTGCTCACCACCGAAGCAGACGACGTCGCCCGCCTCGAAGCCCTCGACACCGGAAAACGCTTCGTCGAATGCCAAATCGACGTCACCGACATCATCAACGTCTTCCGCCACTTCGCCAGCCTCGCCCAAGAAAACGCAGGCCGCATCGTCAACCCCGGCACCCCTAACGTCTCCAGCCGCATCGTCCACGAACCCATCGGCGTCTGCGCACTCATCACCCCCTGGAACTACCCCCTGCTCCAAACCTCCTGGAAAGTAGCCCCCGCCCTGGCCGCTGGAAACACCTTCATTCTCAAACCCAGCGAACTCACCCCCTCCACCAGCATCTGGCTCATGGACGCCCTCGAACGCGCCGGACTACCCGCCGGCGTGGCCAACCTCGTCCTGGGCCCCGGAGCAACCGTCGGCCAAGCCCTCACCGAATCCCCAGACGTCGACCTCGTCTCCTTCACCGGCGGGCTAGCCACCGGCACCAACATCATGCGCACCGCCGCAGACACCGTGAAAAACATCGCCCTCGAACTCGGCGGCAAAAACCCCAACGTCATCTTCGCCGACGCCAACATCGACGCCGCCATCGACAACGCCCTCACCGCAGTATTCCTCGACTCCGGCCAAGTCTGCTCCGCCGGCGCACGCCTCATCGTCGAAGAATCCATCCACGACCGCGTCGTCGACGAACTCGTCCGCCGCGCCAGCGAAATCCGCATGGGCGGCCCCTTCGACCCCGACGCCGAAACCGGCCCCCTCATCTCCGCCGCCCACCGCGACAAAGTCGAAAAATACGTAGCCAACGCCCTCGAAGAAGGCGCCACCCTCCGCGTCGGCGGCCAACGCCCCGGCGGCGATCTCGAAAAGGGCTACTACTACCCACCCACCATCCTCGACAACTGCCACACCTCCATGCGCTGCGTCCAAGAAGAATCCTTCGGCCCCGTGCTCACCGTCGAAACCTTCACCGGCCAAACAGACGAAGAAAAAGAACGCAACGCACTCACCATCGCCAACGACACCATCTACGGCCTAGCCGGAGCCGTCTGGAGCGAAAACGCAGGCCGCGCAGAACGCGTCGCCCGCAGACTACGCCACGGAACCATCTGGATCAACGACTACCACCCCTACGTCGCACAAGCCGAATGGGGCGGCTACAAACGCTCCGGAATCGGCCGCGAACTCGGCCACCACGGCCTAGGCGAATACCAAGAAACCAAACACATCTGGCACAACACCAGCCCCGCCCGCGCCGGCTGGTTCAACGACAGCCAAGCCTGA